GTCCAATGATGTTCACCTCGCCAGGGTTGGGCTGGCGAGGCTCTACCTTGCCGTCATTGGGCGAGGTCGACCACGCCGGGAGCTAGGATTGTCTTCATCTGGTATAATGGATTTATGAAATTTGTAGTTATGTGTGTCTAGTTAATTAGATTGCATTAACGTCTTGTGACAATTGATACAAgaaattgtttcttttaaaaagaatgGAAGGAACTCATCAGAAGTAACGCCTTGCTTTGGTCTTTATCTGAGAGAAGGCGTCCCTAAACTTCTAACACATGAGACAAACCCCAgttaaaaacgaaaaaagagacAAATGTAATCGTTCCATTGAATCGACACCGCACTTAAGGCAATTCGATTGGGCAAGAAATAATGTGCCATCCTGACATTTACTAAATTTTAGAAAGTATAGTGATCAACTATATTAAAATGAacaactttaccaaaaaaaaaacactatattaaaatgaacaaatttcattgttttaatCGCTGACAAACATCACACATAGTCGAGAATAGACTCAAGAGATTGCACAGCAAGTGCTAACAAAATCATCCTTTGCAAAAATGAAGCCTGCCCAGCTCTTTCTCTTCGTTGTCCTCTTTGCCGTTTCTCTGAAATCAACAGAAGCAATCCGACCATCACAATGCGTGGTCTTTGACAATACTTCCGGGACTCCGGACACTCGGTTCGGGAGAGAGGTCGGAGTTGATTACGCTGCGGAAGCTTTGATAGCTGCCACCGAGTTTGTCCTCAAGACATTCGGTCAAAGTGGGACGGGGGGGAGAGGCTACGATCTTGTTCTGCTGGTCATCGAGAGCTTTGTCGCCAACGGCAAACCCTTTGCCAAGACAACCACCGATGGTGAAAGCCAGATCCATGTGAATGCGGACTACCTCCAAGGATTCCCCGGCGACCTGACGGACGAGTTCACGGGGATCGTATACTTCATGAGTGGCCTAATCTGGGAATGGACAGGCAATGGCAATGCCCCAACGGGCCTCATAACCGGGATTGCTGACTACATTAGGCTAACCGCCGGATGGGGATATGAGGGCTGGCCTCGAAGAGGTTCGGGGTTAAGATGGGATGAGGGGTATGCGACCACGGCGAACTTCTTAGAGTTTTGTGAATTGCTCCGACCGGGGTTTGTGTCGGACCTCAATGCCATGAtgatcaattcgtatagcgacTTATA
This sequence is a window from Rhodamnia argentea isolate NSW1041297 chromosome 3, ASM2092103v1, whole genome shotgun sequence. Protein-coding genes within it:
- the LOC115756646 gene encoding uncharacterized protein LOC115756646, giving the protein MKPAQLFLFVVLFAVSLKSTEAIRPSQCVVFDNTSGTPDTRFGREVGVDYAAEALIAATEFVLKTFGQSGTGGRGYDLVLLVIESFVANGKPFAKTTTDGESQIHVNADYLQGFPGDLTDEFTGIVYFMSGLIWEWTGNGNAPTGLITGIADYIRLTAGWGYEGWPRRGSGLRWDEGYATTANFLEFCELLRPGFVSDLNAMMINSYSDLYFWELLGKSVDDLWEEYKFFYGSLEPAPAPAPAQTFTY